The sequence below is a genomic window from Arthrobacter sp. U41.
CCGGACGGTCCGGGACGCCTCGCCCACCGCATAGACCACGTCCAGGGCGGGGTGCACGGCGAGGAACGAAGGTGAGTCCGCCGCGGCGGCTACTCCCAGCCGGCGCAGCCTTCCGTCAGCGCCGGCACGCAGCGCCCCGATTCCGGTCCCGTTCCCGCCGCTATCCGCGGTGTAGCACCCGGTCCAGATCAGCTCGTTTGACGGGACGGCGTTCGCCGGAAGGGGCGGCAATGATGCGGACGTCATTTCTGGGGTGGGCATGGTGCCATCCTGCCACTTCGATAGCATGGGATTCCGGCAGCGTACGCGGGAGGGGGTCCTGGCATGGCGGTCCCTGCTGAGCCCAATCCCTCGGTCATCACCCGGCTCCGGGCGGCCGGCTGCGTGTTTGCCGAGGATGAGGCCGTGCTGCTGGCTGCCGCCGCCACGACGCCGGAGGAGCTCGACGCCCTCGTGGAGCGGAGGGTTTCCGGTCTTCCGCTCGAGCACCTCCTGGGCTGGGCGGAGTTTTGCGGACTCCGGATCGAGCTGGACCCCGGGGTCTTTGTGCCCCGCCGCCGGACGGAGTTCCTGGTCCGGAAGGCCGCACAGCTCCTCGGAGGATCCCGGGGCGCCGGCCCGCTGCCCGTCGTCGTCGATCTCTGCTGCGGATCAGGGGCTGTCGGCGCTGCGCTTGCGGCGACGGCCGGTCCCGTGCAGCTGCACGCCTCCGACATCGATCCCGCCGCAGTGAGGTGCGCAGGCCGCAACATCGTGCCAGC
It includes:
- a CDS encoding putative protein N(5)-glutamine methyltransferase, which encodes MAVPAEPNPSVITRLRAAGCVFAEDEAVLLAAAATTPEELDALVERRVSGLPLEHLLGWAEFCGLRIELDPGVFVPRRRTEFLVRKAAQLLGGSRGAGPLPVVVDLCCGSGAVGAALAATAGPVQLHASDIDPAAVRCAGRNIVPAGGAVHEGDLYEALPERLRGRVDILMVNAPYVPSAEIATMPQEARLHEPRVSLDGGTDGLHVQRRVAAAAREWLAPGGSLLVETSRRQAPRTVELFTGNGLNPRVASCRGLEATVVIGTAAIGPPVQPGGRV